One Azoarcus sp. DN11 DNA segment encodes these proteins:
- the cas6e gene encoding type I-E CRISPR-associated protein Cas6/Cse3/CasE has product MYLSKVQLDWKDTRNPYDWHRALWRLFPEQPEEKRAFLFRVEQQRPGQGALILLQSPTAPYPYDAATRVIAEPKRLDLSAMTEGLSLRFRLMANVIKTIRDSEDTERPIRVPLIKEEQQLEWLRRKLADSAVIEAVTITPNTPLFFRRKGQAGKLATITFDGRLRVFDPDGFQRLMESGVGAAKSFGCGLLSVARGA; this is encoded by the coding sequence ATGTACCTGAGTAAAGTGCAGCTCGACTGGAAGGACACGCGCAATCCCTACGACTGGCATCGTGCCTTATGGCGCCTGTTTCCCGAGCAACCCGAGGAGAAGCGGGCCTTCCTCTTTCGGGTCGAACAGCAGCGCCCGGGACAAGGCGCACTGATCCTACTGCAGTCGCCCACAGCTCCTTATCCCTACGACGCCGCCACGCGCGTCATTGCCGAGCCCAAACGGCTCGACCTCTCGGCCATGACGGAAGGGTTATCGCTGCGCTTCCGGCTGATGGCGAATGTCATCAAGACCATTCGTGACAGCGAGGATACTGAGCGGCCCATCCGTGTCCCGTTGATCAAGGAAGAGCAGCAACTGGAATGGCTGAGGCGCAAGCTTGCCGATTCGGCGGTGATTGAAGCCGTGACGATCACACCGAACACGCCGCTTTTCTTCAGGCGGAAGGGACAGGCTGGCAAACTCGCGACGATCACCTTCGATGGACGGCTACGCGTTTTCGATCCAGACGGCTTTCAGCGTTTGATGGAGAGCGGCGTCGGTGCCGCGAAGAGCTTCGGTTGCGGCCTACTGAGCGTGGCACGCGGCGCATGA
- the cas5e gene encoding type I-E CRISPR-associated protein Cas5/CasD encodes MANFLILQLDGVLQAWGDHSFEDYRPTVGFPTRSGLLGLLAACLGIDRGDTAGLTDLDHSVWFTVRAEDRSEDAPAHKLTDYHTVLEARTVDIRKPRKFPVESRREYLCDAIFSVAVEQAGAVVTLDHIAAALQRPVFTPSLGRRSCPLSRPLFAARLAADNPAHALQLWSPRGGTLYSDSPALASDRELRLRDVPRYGRVRQFGTRRVFVSVEGAGHVPE; translated from the coding sequence ATGGCTAATTTCCTGATCCTGCAACTCGACGGCGTCCTGCAGGCGTGGGGCGACCATAGCTTCGAGGATTACCGACCCACGGTCGGCTTTCCGACCCGCTCGGGCCTGCTCGGACTGCTCGCGGCCTGTCTCGGCATCGACCGGGGAGATACCGCCGGCTTGACTGACCTGGACCACAGCGTCTGGTTCACCGTGAGGGCGGAAGATCGAAGCGAGGACGCGCCCGCCCATAAACTCACCGACTACCACACGGTCCTCGAAGCCCGGACTGTCGATATCCGCAAACCACGAAAGTTTCCGGTCGAATCTCGGCGCGAATACCTGTGCGATGCCATATTCAGCGTCGCAGTCGAGCAAGCCGGCGCTGTAGTCACGCTCGACCACATTGCCGCCGCCCTGCAGCGCCCAGTATTCACGCCGAGCCTCGGCCGCCGCTCCTGCCCCTTGTCACGACCGCTGTTCGCTGCACGACTAGCGGCTGATAACCCGGCCCACGCCTTGCAGCTCTGGTCTCCGCGCGGCGGAACGCTTTACAGCGACTCCCCGGCACTCGCCAGCGACCGAGAGTTGCGCCTGCGCGACGTTCCCCGCTACGGGCGGGTGCGGCAATTCGGCACGCGGCGCGTGTTCGTCAGCGTCGAAGGAGCAGGCCATGTACCTGAGTAA